In one Bosea sp. RAC05 genomic region, the following are encoded:
- a CDS encoding ArsR/SmtB family transcription factor, translating into MSTALLTRDEAGIAAPIEAAAALLAAMASPRRLAILCRLVEGEEGAGELARITGLSPAGVAAHLAQLRRQGLIAARRRGVAVTFSLASAEARAVLETLHALYCEPGAAQGGAPAEA; encoded by the coding sequence ATGTCAACGGCCTTGCTGACGCGCGACGAAGCCGGCATCGCGGCACCGATCGAGGCGGCGGCAGCGCTGCTCGCCGCCATGGCGAGCCCGCGCCGCCTCGCCATCCTGTGCCGGCTGGTCGAGGGCGAGGAGGGGGCGGGCGAACTCGCGCGGATCACGGGCCTGAGCCCGGCCGGCGTCGCGGCCCATCTGGCGCAGCTGCGGCGGCAGGGGTTGATCGCGGCGCGCCGTCGCGGCGTCGCGGTGACCTTCTCGCTCGCCAGCGCGGAGGCGAGGGCGGTGCTGGAGACGCTGCACGCACTCTATTGCGAGCCGGGCGCCGCGCAGGGCGGCGCTCCGGCTGAGGCCTGA
- a CDS encoding rhodanese-like domain-containing protein yields MACVNGRVGRATTQKTSNRHAKGSVMSKLANWLVMLSLLAAAPALAAPEPADPERQTPWKLYVDSREAFAMKQAQGNKVLLVDVRDPIEIMFTGFAPAVDVVVPFMSANRSKWNDKRSVYLVERDPAFADKIAKALADRGLGKDTPILLMCRSGGERGAPSAKDLWGKGFASVYIVVDGFEGDTIKDGPQKNWRRVDGWKNSGLPWGYTLDRSKFPIGSD; encoded by the coding sequence ATGGCCTGCGTCAACGGGCGCGTTGGCCGCGCGACCACGCAAAAAACGTCAAACCGACACGCAAAGGGATCGGTCATGTCCAAACTCGCCAACTGGCTCGTCATGCTCAGTCTTCTGGCCGCGGCCCCAGCCCTGGCCGCGCCGGAACCCGCCGATCCCGAGCGGCAGACGCCCTGGAAGCTCTATGTGGATTCCAGGGAAGCCTTCGCGATGAAGCAGGCGCAAGGCAACAAGGTGCTGCTGGTCGATGTGCGCGACCCCATCGAGATCATGTTCACCGGCTTTGCTCCGGCCGTCGACGTCGTCGTGCCGTTCATGTCCGCCAATCGGTCGAAGTGGAATGACAAGCGCTCCGTGTATCTGGTCGAGCGCGATCCGGCTTTCGCCGACAAGATCGCCAAGGCGCTGGCCGATCGCGGCCTCGGCAAGGACACGCCCATCCTTCTGATGTGCCGCTCGGGCGGCGAGCGCGGCGCACCCTCGGCCAAGGATCTGTGGGGAAAGGGGTTCGCCAGCGTTTACATCGTCGTGGACGGATTTGAAGGCGATACGATCAAGGACGGTCCGCAGAAGAACTGGCGGCGTGTCGACGGCTGGAAGAACTCCGGCCTCCCGTGGGGTTACACGCTCGACCGGTCGAAGTTCCCGATCGGCAGCGATTGA
- a CDS encoding DUF6691 family protein — protein sequence MSVILQFLTGLAFGLGLILAGMADPTKVLAFLDLAAIPAGAWDPSLIFVMAGGIAVTFTAYRLILARERPVMAERFLLPEPGPVDGRLLTGAALFGIGWGLAGLCPGPALVSTLTGGQPAIIFIAAMLAGMAMARLLSSATTPLRSKTA from the coding sequence ATGTCCGTGATCCTGCAGTTCCTGACCGGCCTCGCCTTCGGGCTCGGGCTGATCCTGGCGGGCATGGCCGACCCGACCAAGGTGCTCGCCTTCCTCGATCTCGCCGCGATCCCGGCCGGCGCCTGGGACCCGAGCCTGATCTTTGTCATGGCGGGCGGCATCGCCGTCACCTTCACCGCCTACCGGCTGATCCTGGCCCGCGAGCGCCCCGTCATGGCCGAGCGCTTCCTGCTGCCCGAACCCGGCCCGGTCGATGGTCGGCTGCTGACGGGCGCCGCCCTGTTCGGCATCGGCTGGGGCCTCGCCGGCCTCTGCCCCGGCCCCGCGCTCGTCTCGACCCTCACCGGCGGCCAGCCCGCCATCATCTTCATCGCCGCGATGCTCGCCGGCATGGCGATGGCGCGGCTCCTGTCGTCCGCCACGACGCCCCTGCGGTCGAAGACCGCCTGA
- a CDS encoding hybrid sensor histidine kinase/response regulator, which yields MGATVTNESSLDEIARILDSANVIVHGFDGVVTRWTSGSEGLYGWSRAEARGRAAHDLLETVFPQPFAEIVAHLKAHGVWTGELSQRRKDGTPVSVASRWVVAETEGEAGTAIIETNVDVSDLRTMQAHLVAREAHLRSILDTVPEAMVVIDESGTITSFSAAAEKLFGFATSEVLGRNVRMLMPQPDRDAHDGYMDRYLETGQRRIIGYGRVVTGQKKDGTEFPMELAIGEARAAGRRIFTGFIRDLTSRHRIEEELRQAHKMEAVGQLTGGIAHDFNNLLTVISGNLEMIERRLTDDRARALLREAQSAAEDGAKLTAQLLAFGRKQPLNAKRADIGQLVSRFSDLLRRALGETIELRMIVSGSPGPALVDASQLQNALLNLALNARDAMPRGGRLTVEISAAKLDSDYASMYPEVRTGSYVLISITDTGVGMSSEVRKRAFEPFFTTKGVGAGTGLGLSMVYGFTKQSGGHVQLYSEVGQGTSVRLFLPVVEAAPAETSTGPAAAHEPPPSLPGGSETILVVEDDARVRRVAVARLEDMNYRVLQAENAAAALRMLAAHPEVALLFTDIVMPGGMSGDELAREARRLMPDLKIILTSGFAEPSVAVRELAAEASWLKKPYSAMELAVRIRELLD from the coding sequence ATGGGGGCGACCGTCACCAACGAGTCCAGTCTGGACGAGATCGCCCGCATCCTCGACAGCGCCAACGTCATCGTCCACGGCTTCGACGGCGTGGTCACGCGCTGGACCAGCGGGTCCGAGGGCCTCTATGGCTGGAGCCGTGCCGAAGCGCGCGGCCGCGCCGCGCATGACCTGCTGGAGACGGTGTTTCCCCAGCCCTTCGCCGAGATCGTCGCGCATCTGAAGGCGCATGGCGTCTGGACCGGCGAACTCAGCCAGCGCCGCAAGGACGGGACGCCCGTTTCGGTCGCCAGCCGCTGGGTCGTCGCCGAGACCGAGGGCGAGGCGGGGACGGCGATCATCGAGACCAATGTCGACGTCAGCGACCTGCGCACGATGCAGGCGCATCTGGTGGCGCGCGAGGCGCATCTGCGCTCGATTCTCGACACCGTGCCCGAGGCGATGGTCGTGATCGACGAGAGCGGCACGATCACCTCCTTCAGCGCGGCGGCGGAGAAGCTCTTCGGCTTCGCCACCTCGGAGGTGCTCGGCCGCAATGTCCGGATGCTGATGCCGCAACCGGATCGCGACGCGCATGACGGCTACATGGATCGCTATCTGGAGACCGGGCAGCGCCGCATCATCGGCTATGGGCGCGTCGTCACCGGGCAGAAGAAGGACGGCACCGAGTTTCCGATGGAGCTCGCGATCGGCGAGGCGCGCGCCGCCGGCCGGCGCATCTTCACCGGCTTCATCCGCGATCTCACCAGCCGTCACCGGATCGAGGAAGAGCTGCGCCAGGCGCACAAGATGGAGGCGGTGGGGCAGCTCACCGGCGGCATCGCCCATGATTTCAACAATCTGCTGACGGTGATCAGCGGCAACCTCGAGATGATCGAGCGGCGGCTGACCGACGACCGCGCCCGGGCGCTGCTGCGGGAGGCGCAGAGCGCAGCCGAGGACGGCGCCAAGCTCACCGCCCAGCTCCTCGCCTTCGGGCGTAAGCAGCCGCTCAACGCCAAGCGCGCCGATATCGGCCAGCTCGTCTCGCGCTTCTCCGACCTGTTGCGCCGGGCGCTCGGCGAGACGATCGAGCTGCGCATGATCGTGTCGGGATCGCCGGGGCCGGCGCTGGTCGATGCGTCGCAGCTGCAGAACGCGCTGCTCAACCTCGCGCTGAACGCCCGCGATGCGATGCCGCGCGGCGGGCGGCTGACCGTCGAGATCTCGGCGGCGAAGCTCGATTCCGACTATGCCAGCATGTACCCTGAGGTGCGCACCGGCAGCTATGTCCTGATCTCGATCACCGATACCGGCGTCGGCATGTCGTCCGAGGTGCGCAAGCGGGCCTTCGAGCCCTTCTTCACCACCAAGGGCGTCGGGGCCGGCACGGGGCTCGGGCTCAGCATGGTCTACGGCTTCACCAAGCAGTCGGGCGGCCATGTCCAGCTCTACAGCGAGGTCGGGCAGGGCACGAGCGTGCGGCTGTTCCTGCCGGTCGTAGAGGCGGCCCCGGCGGAGACCTCCACGGGGCCGGCCGCCGCGCATGAGCCGCCACCGAGCCTGCCCGGCGGATCGGAGACGATCCTCGTGGTCGAGGATGACGCGCGGGTGCGGCGTGTCGCGGTCGCCCGGCTCGAGGACATGAACTATCGCGTGCTGCAGGCGGAGAACGCCGCCGCGGCGCTGCGGATGCTGGCCGCGCATCCTGAGGTCGCGCTGCTCTTCACCGACATCGTCATGCCCGGCGGCATGTCCGGCGACGAACTCGCGCGCGAGGCGCGGCGCCTGATGCCGGACCTGAAGATCATCCTGACCTCCGGTTTCGCCGAGCCCAGCGTCGCGGTCCGCGAACTCGCCGCCGAGGCGAGCTGGCTGAAGAAGCCCTACAGCGCGATGGAACTCGCGGTGCGGATCCGAGAGCTGCTCGACTAG
- a CDS encoding bifunctional aminoglycoside phosphotransferase/ATP-binding protein, whose product MAAEDFEEALELLAAEAGVAPAQARVITTHISVVLLGGERAFKLKRPVALPYLDFSTPQKRLVACERELRLNRRTAPSLYRAVRRLTRERDGRLALDGGGVLVDAAVEMARFDEDGLFDRMAQQGRLTSALVTTLARAIARFHAGAEIARGRGGAEAMASVLAINANGFALTDLLPAGEVAALEAACREALDRHRSLLDARGREGRIRRCHGDLHLRNICLVAGEPTLFDALEFDEALATTDVLYDLAFVLMDLWHRDLAGHANTLLNRYLDITDDEAGLPLLPFFMAVRAAVRAHVVAVQARDGGDARVLDEARSYLALALRCLAPKAARLVAVGGLSGAGKSTVAAAVAPGLGPVPGARILASDRLRKRRHGVEPQMRLPPEAYRPAVSEAVFAEQAQRAGAILRLGHGVVADAVFDRAPDRERIARAAHEAGVAFQGLWLEAPAPTLIARVEARRGDPSDATGEIVRQQLGRATPVEDWRRLSTEAGPEAVCREARAMVEGTDLSGAA is encoded by the coding sequence ATGGCGGCCGAGGATTTCGAGGAGGCGCTGGAGCTGCTGGCGGCCGAGGCGGGCGTGGCGCCCGCGCAGGCGCGGGTGATCACCACCCATATCTCGGTCGTGCTGCTGGGCGGAGAGCGGGCCTTCAAGCTGAAGCGGCCGGTCGCGCTGCCCTATCTGGATTTCTCGACGCCGCAGAAGCGGCTCGTCGCCTGCGAGCGCGAGCTGCGGCTGAACCGGCGGACGGCGCCGTCGCTCTACCGGGCCGTGCGCCGGCTGACGCGCGAGCGCGACGGGCGGCTGGCGCTGGATGGCGGCGGCGTCCTGGTCGATGCCGCGGTCGAGATGGCGCGCTTCGACGAGGACGGGCTGTTCGACCGGATGGCGCAGCAGGGACGGCTGACGTCCGCTCTGGTGACGACGCTGGCGCGCGCCATCGCGCGCTTCCATGCGGGGGCCGAGATCGCGCGCGGCCGCGGCGGCGCCGAGGCGATGGCCTCCGTCCTCGCGATCAACGCCAACGGCTTCGCCCTGACCGATCTCCTGCCGGCCGGCGAGGTCGCGGCGCTGGAAGCGGCCTGCCGGGAGGCGCTCGACCGCCACCGGTCGCTCTTGGATGCGCGCGGCCGGGAGGGGCGGATCCGCCGCTGCCATGGCGACCTTCACCTGCGCAACATCTGCCTCGTCGCGGGCGAGCCGACGCTGTTCGACGCGCTCGAATTCGACGAGGCGCTGGCGACGACGGATGTGCTCTACGATCTCGCCTTCGTGCTGATGGATCTCTGGCATCGCGACCTCGCCGGACACGCGAACACGCTGCTGAACCGTTATCTCGACATCACCGACGACGAGGCCGGGCTGCCGCTGCTGCCCTTCTTCATGGCGGTGCGCGCCGCCGTGCGGGCCCATGTCGTCGCCGTCCAGGCGCGGGACGGCGGGGACGCGCGCGTGCTGGACGAGGCGCGCTCCTATCTGGCGCTGGCCTTGCGCTGCCTGGCGCCGAAGGCCGCGCGCCTCGTCGCGGTGGGCGGCCTGTCGGGCGCGGGCAAGTCGACCGTCGCGGCGGCGGTGGCGCCGGGCCTCGGGCCGGTTCCCGGCGCGCGGATCCTCGCCTCCGACCGGCTGCGCAAGCGGCGCCACGGGGTCGAGCCGCAGATGCGGCTGCCGCCGGAGGCCTATCGGCCGGCCGTTTCCGAGGCGGTCTTTGCGGAACAGGCGCAGCGTGCGGGCGCGATCCTGCGGCTGGGGCACGGCGTCGTCGCCGATGCCGTGTTCGACCGCGCGCCCGATCGCGAGCGCATCGCGCGGGCCGCGCATGAGGCAGGCGTGGCCTTCCAGGGGTTGTGGCTCGAGGCGCCGGCGCCGACCCTGATCGCGCGGGTCGAGGCGCGCCGGGGTGATCCCTCGGACGCGACGGGCGAGATCGTGCGCCAGCAGCTTGGCCGCGCCACACCGGTGGAAGACTGGAGGCGGCTCTCCACCGAGGCGGGCCCCGAGGCCGTCTGCCGCGAGGCCCGCGCGATGGTTGAAGGGACGGACCTCTCCGGCGCCGCTTGA
- a CDS encoding MBL fold metallo-hydrolase: MTAIPHPVDLATRPEVTAFFDAQTNTVSYVVKDPGSRACAIVDSVMDIDYAAGRIAYHSADEIVAFVREHGLEVEWLIETHVHADHLSAAPYLQGLLGGKIGIGDRITIVQETFGKVFNEGTEFQRDGSQFDRLFAEGDTYTIGGMTAFAMHTPGHTPACMTHVIGDAAFVGDTLFMPDGGSARADFPGGDARTLYRSIQRVLALPPQTRLFMCHDYGPNGRDIRWETTVAEQRAHNIHARDGITEDEFVRTREARDKTLDMPKLIIPSLQVNMRAGALPPPDERGKVFLKVPVNAL, from the coding sequence ATGACCGCCATTCCGCACCCCGTCGACCTCGCGACCAGGCCCGAGGTCACCGCCTTCTTCGACGCGCAGACCAACACCGTCAGCTATGTCGTCAAGGACCCCGGCTCCCGCGCCTGCGCCATCGTCGATTCAGTGATGGACATCGACTATGCGGCGGGCCGGATCGCCTATCACTCGGCCGACGAGATCGTCGCCTTCGTCCGCGAGCACGGCCTCGAGGTCGAGTGGCTGATCGAGACCCATGTCCATGCCGACCACCTCTCCGCCGCGCCCTATCTCCAGGGGCTGCTCGGCGGCAAGATCGGCATCGGCGACCGCATTACGATCGTGCAGGAGACCTTCGGCAAGGTCTTCAACGAAGGCACCGAATTCCAGCGCGACGGCAGCCAGTTCGACCGTCTCTTCGCCGAGGGCGACACCTACACGATCGGCGGCATGACCGCCTTCGCCATGCACACGCCCGGCCACACCCCGGCCTGCATGACCCATGTCATCGGCGATGCCGCCTTTGTCGGCGACACGCTGTTCATGCCGGATGGCGGCTCGGCCCGGGCGGATTTTCCCGGTGGCGACGCCCGGACGCTGTATCGCTCGATCCAGCGCGTACTGGCGCTGCCGCCGCAGACCCGGCTGTTCATGTGCCATGACTACGGCCCCAACGGCCGCGACATCCGCTGGGAGACCACCGTCGCCGAGCAGCGCGCGCACAACATCCATGCCCGCGACGGGATCACGGAGGACGAGTTCGTCCGCACCCGCGAAGCCAGGGACAAGACGCTCGACATGCCCAAGCTGATCATTCCCTCGTTGCAGGTGAACATGCGCGCCGGTGCGCTGCCTCCCCCCGACGAGCGCGGCAAGGTCTTCCTCAAGGTGCCGGTGAACGCCCTGTGA
- a CDS encoding SDR family NAD(P)-dependent oxidoreductase: protein MMKDFAGKHVIVMGGSRGIGRSTALAFARRGAAVSICARTPGPLAATRQEIADLGVSAHAASVDLADAAAIDAYLPEAVKALGGLDILVNNASGFGHSDDEAGWGASFDVDMMAVVRGSHAAIPHMTAGGAIVNISSISGLRATSRSAPYGAIKAAVMHYTASQAKMLARQGIRVNCVAPGSVEFPGGTWEDRRTSNPDLYNSTLATIPFGRMGRPEEIAEVVLFLASERASWVTGQSLVVDGGQLIGP from the coding sequence ATGATGAAGGACTTTGCCGGCAAACATGTCATCGTCATGGGCGGTAGCCGCGGCATCGGCCGCTCGACCGCGCTCGCCTTCGCCCGGCGCGGGGCCGCGGTGTCGATCTGCGCGCGCACCCCGGGTCCGCTCGCCGCGACGCGGCAGGAGATCGCGGATCTCGGTGTGAGCGCCCATGCCGCCTCCGTCGACCTCGCGGACGCGGCCGCGATCGACGCCTATCTTCCCGAGGCGGTCAAGGCGCTCGGCGGCCTCGACATTCTCGTCAACAACGCCTCGGGCTTCGGCCATTCCGATGACGAGGCCGGCTGGGGCGCCTCCTTCGACGTCGACATGATGGCGGTCGTGCGCGGCAGTCACGCCGCCATCCCGCACATGACCGCCGGCGGCGCGATCGTGAACATCTCCTCGATCTCCGGGCTGCGCGCCACCTCCCGCTCGGCGCCCTATGGCGCGATCAAGGCGGCGGTGATGCACTACACTGCGAGCCAGGCGAAGATGCTGGCGCGGCAGGGCATCCGCGTGAACTGCGTCGCGCCCGGCTCGGTCGAGTTCCCCGGCGGCACCTGGGAGGACCGGAGGACCTCCAACCCCGATCTCTACAACTCGACCCTGGCCACCATCCCCTTCGGACGCATGGGCCGCCCCGAGGAGATCGCCGAGGTCGTGCTCTTCCTCGCCTCCGAGCGGGCGAGCTGGGTCACCGGCCAGAGCCTCGTTGTCGATGGCGGCCAGCTCATCGGCCCCTGA
- the adhP gene encoding alcohol dehydrogenase AdhP, whose translation MATMMKAAVVRAFGQPLVIEDVPVPVPGPGELLVKVRACGVCHTDLHAADGDWPVRPVPPFIPGHEVAGTVAALGPGVSDFKLGDAVGIAWLHDSCLRCEYCETGWETLCEHQHNTGYSCNGGFAEYAIASAAFAARLPDGIDFAAMAPILCAGVTTYKGLKETEARPGEWVVISGIGGLGQVAIQYARAMGLKVVAVDIAEDKLALARATGADVTVDARSPTAVEDVIAATGGGAHGVLVTAVSPPAFAQAVRMARRRGTVALVGLPPGEFPTPIFEVVLKRVTLRGSIVGTRRDLDEAIAFAAEGKVTARIATVPLSDINAVFARLKRGAVEGRIVLDLSLPIAASGPETDRAAA comes from the coding sequence ATGGCGACGATGATGAAGGCTGCGGTCGTGCGGGCGTTCGGCCAGCCCCTCGTGATCGAGGACGTGCCGGTGCCGGTTCCGGGACCGGGCGAGCTGCTCGTCAAGGTGCGAGCCTGCGGCGTCTGCCACACCGATCTCCACGCCGCCGACGGCGACTGGCCGGTCAGGCCGGTGCCGCCCTTCATTCCCGGCCACGAGGTCGCCGGAACCGTCGCGGCGCTCGGGCCCGGCGTCAGCGATTTCAAGCTGGGGGACGCGGTCGGCATCGCCTGGCTGCATGATTCCTGCCTGCGCTGCGAATATTGCGAGACCGGCTGGGAGACGCTCTGCGAGCACCAGCACAACACCGGCTACAGCTGCAATGGCGGCTTCGCCGAATATGCGATCGCCTCGGCGGCCTTCGCGGCGCGGCTGCCGGACGGCATCGATTTCGCGGCGATGGCGCCGATCCTCTGCGCCGGCGTCACCACCTACAAGGGCCTGAAGGAGACCGAGGCGCGGCCGGGCGAATGGGTCGTGATCTCCGGCATCGGTGGGCTCGGCCAGGTCGCGATCCAGTATGCGCGGGCGATGGGGCTCAAGGTCGTGGCGGTCGACATCGCCGAGGACAAGCTGGCCCTGGCCCGCGCGACGGGGGCCGACGTCACCGTCGATGCGCGTTCGCCGACGGCCGTCGAGGATGTCATCGCCGCCACGGGCGGCGGGGCGCATGGCGTGCTGGTCACCGCGGTCTCGCCGCCGGCCTTCGCCCAGGCGGTGCGGATGGCGCGGCGCCGAGGCACGGTCGCGCTGGTCGGGCTGCCGCCGGGCGAATTCCCGACGCCGATCTTCGAGGTGGTGCTGAAGCGGGTGACGCTGCGCGGCTCGATCGTGGGAACGCGACGGGATCTGGACGAGGCCATCGCCTTTGCGGCGGAGGGCAAGGTCACGGCCCGGATCGCGACGGTGCCGCTGAGCGACATCAACGCGGTGTTCGCGCGGCTCAAGCGCGGCGCGGTCGAGGGGCGGATCGTGCTCGATCTGTCGCTGCCGATCGCCGCGTCCGGGCCGGAGACCGACCGGGCGGCCGCCTGA
- a CDS encoding phosphoribosyltransferase family protein, with the protein MERITTIAGPDGTAIPVRYRRWKNHPVPGVDFPDISPLATDAQATRHVIDAIGRRLSDEIGVVAGIDVGGLGLAGALAYRNGLGLLDIRKVGAIRVEVIRSIMANYELGDGVAISQAHRIAGRTVAVVDDCLMSGQTALAAVRLLRRLGGHCDTAMFVFEIEGMPGRALLEEAGIAVHSLQRLPQADPDGATVGEAVASPPS; encoded by the coding sequence ATGGAACGGATCACCACCATCGCAGGCCCCGACGGAACCGCGATCCCCGTTCGCTACCGGCGCTGGAAGAACCACCCGGTGCCGGGCGTCGACTTTCCGGACATCTCGCCGCTGGCGACCGACGCCCAGGCGACGCGGCACGTGATCGATGCCATCGGGCGCCGGCTCTCGGACGAGATCGGCGTCGTCGCCGGGATCGATGTCGGCGGCCTCGGCCTCGCCGGGGCGCTGGCCTATCGCAACGGCCTCGGCCTGCTCGACATCCGCAAGGTCGGGGCGATCCGGGTCGAGGTCATCCGCAGCATCATGGCGAATTACGAGCTCGGCGACGGCGTCGCGATCTCGCAGGCCCACCGGATCGCGGGACGCACGGTCGCGGTCGTCGACGATTGCCTGATGAGCGGCCAGACGGCGCTCGCCGCGGTCAGGCTCCTGCGCCGCCTCGGCGGCCACTGCGACACGGCGATGTTCGTCTTCGAGATCGAGGGGATGCCGGGCCGTGCCCTGCTGGAGGAGGCCGGCATCGCCGTCCACAGCCTGCAACGCCTGCCGCAGGCCGATCCCGACGGGGCGACGGTTGGCGAGGCCGTCGCTTCGCCGCCGTCCTAG
- a CDS encoding YeeE/YedE family protein: MTVASSFTPLASLAGGALIGLAAAMLMLFQGRIAGISGIVSRLLLPAGDGQSWGRLAFVAGLVLAPLVYGALTGIAPQPNIETGPFLLVVAGGLVGFGAVWGNGCTSGHGICGLSRLSLRSAVAVATFMTTAIATVFLVRHVL; this comes from the coding sequence GTGACGGTCGCGTCGAGCTTCACGCCGCTCGCCTCGCTGGCGGGCGGTGCCCTGATCGGGCTGGCGGCGGCGATGCTGATGCTGTTCCAGGGCCGCATCGCCGGGATCAGCGGCATCGTCTCGCGGCTGCTCCTGCCGGCCGGCGACGGCCAGTCCTGGGGCCGGCTCGCCTTTGTCGCGGGCCTCGTCCTGGCCCCGCTCGTCTACGGGGCGCTGACCGGGATCGCGCCGCAGCCCAACATCGAGACCGGGCCCTTTCTGCTGGTGGTGGCGGGCGGTCTCGTCGGCTTCGGCGCCGTCTGGGGCAATGGCTGCACCTCCGGCCATGGCATCTGCGGTCTGTCGCGCCTCTCGCTGCGCTCCGCCGTCGCCGTCGCCACCTTCATGACGACGGCGATCGCGACCGTCTTCCTCGTCCGACACGTGCTGTGA
- a CDS encoding YgaP family membrane protein, with protein MVNVGSLDRTLRFVVGAVLLVAVFVPPLAGWVAPLGAWKYALTAWGAVMIGTAAMRFCPAYTLLGLNTCGTRQP; from the coding sequence ATGGTCAATGTCGGTTCGCTGGATCGGACGCTTCGCTTCGTCGTCGGCGCCGTCCTCCTCGTCGCCGTCTTCGTGCCGCCCCTCGCCGGCTGGGTCGCCCCGCTCGGCGCCTGGAAATATGCGCTGACGGCCTGGGGCGCGGTCATGATCGGGACAGCCGCGATGCGCTTCTGCCCGGCCTATACGCTGCTCGGCCTCAACACCTGCGGGACGCGCCAGCCGTGA
- a CDS encoding helix-turn-helix domain-containing protein, translated as MLSQATMSQPHGAVRRFATVPSCPASLNSLFGGQPVETFEPGTAVFWEGDEARHVFEVVEGVLRVFRILSDGRRVITGFLYPGDLLGVSLKDQYLYTAEAVNRTKLRRYEHGRFQEEINRSPELRPQLFACLCDEMAAAQDQMVLLARKSAEERVASFLLLIARRLGGDERQPVIEIPMTRLDMADYLGLTIETVSRTMTRLTNCGVIAPSSRHALVVRKLGKLAMLAGETEADDKDGAGGRAIQQAVWPN; from the coding sequence ATGCTTTCGCAAGCCACCATGTCACAGCCGCACGGAGCTGTCAGGCGATTCGCGACGGTCCCGTCTTGCCCGGCCAGCCTCAACAGCCTCTTCGGCGGGCAGCCGGTCGAGACCTTCGAGCCCGGGACGGCGGTGTTCTGGGAGGGCGACGAGGCCCGCCATGTCTTCGAGGTCGTGGAGGGCGTGCTGCGCGTCTTCCGCATCCTCAGCGACGGCCGCCGCGTCATCACCGGTTTCCTCTATCCCGGTGACCTGCTCGGCGTCTCGCTGAAGGACCAGTATCTCTACACCGCCGAGGCGGTGAACCGGACGAAGCTGCGCCGCTACGAGCATGGCCGCTTCCAGGAGGAGATCAACCGCTCGCCGGAGCTGCGCCCGCAGCTCTTCGCCTGCCTCTGCGACGAGATGGCGGCGGCGCAGGACCAGATGGTGCTGCTCGCCCGCAAGAGCGCGGAGGAGCGCGTCGCCAGCTTCCTGCTGCTGATCGCGCGCCGGCTCGGCGGCGACGAGCGCCAGCCGGTGATCGAGATCCCGATGACGCGCCTCGACATGGCCGACTATCTCGGCCTCACCATCGAGACCGTCTCGCGCACGATGACGCGGCTGACCAATTGCGGCGTGATCGCGCCCAGCAGCCGCCACGCCCTGGTGGTGCGCAAACTCGGCAAGCTGGCGATGCTTGCAGGCGAGACCGAGGCCGACGATAAAGACGGCGCCGGAGGCCGGGCGATCCAGCAGGCCGTCTGGCCGAACTGA
- a CDS encoding response regulator, with product MTEPNARNEHILVVDDDVRIRQMLITYFEDEGYRVTAVGDGAAMRDALQRHPVDIILLDLVLPGGEDGLMLARELRSRCETPIIMLTGRDDVVDRIVGLEVGADDYIAKPFHLREVLARLRTVLRRRQPAAPTRAEAGETIHFDGWRLDLARRQLVTAEGVEIQLTTGEFDMLAALARAPGRVLSRDVLMDLTHGRSLEAFDRTIDAQIARLRKKIEPNPRQPTLIKSVRGVGYVFTGKPAP from the coding sequence ATGACCGAGCCGAACGCCCGCAACGAACACATCCTGGTGGTGGATGACGATGTTCGAATCCGGCAGATGCTGATCACCTATTTCGAGGACGAGGGATACCGCGTGACCGCTGTCGGCGACGGCGCCGCCATGCGCGACGCCCTGCAGCGGCATCCGGTCGACATCATTCTTCTCGATCTGGTCCTGCCCGGCGGCGAGGACGGGCTGATGCTGGCGCGCGAGCTGCGCTCCCGCTGCGAGACGCCGATCATCATGCTGACCGGCCGCGACGACGTGGTCGACCGCATCGTCGGGCTCGAGGTCGGCGCCGACGACTACATCGCCAAGCCCTTCCATCTGCGCGAGGTTCTCGCCCGGCTGCGCACGGTGCTGCGCCGGCGCCAGCCCGCCGCGCCCACCCGCGCTGAGGCCGGCGAGACGATCCATTTCGACGGCTGGCGGCTCGATCTCGCCCGCCGCCAGCTCGTCACCGCCGAAGGTGTCGAGATCCAGCTGACGACCGGCGAGTTCGACATGTTGGCGGCCCTGGCACGCGCGCCCGGCCGCGTCCTGTCCCGCGACGTCCTGATGGACCTCACCCATGGCCGCAGCCTCGAGGCCTTCGACCGCACGATCGACGCGCAGATCGCGCGGCTGCGCAAGAAGATCGAGCCCAACCCGCGCCAGCCGACGCTGATCAAATCGGTCCGCGGCGTCGGCTATGTCTTCACGGGCAAGCCGGCGCCCTGA